The sequence GACACCTCTGATATTGGCTATAGTGGGATATTGTAATAATGTTCTCCATTAGATAAACAAGAATATCTTGTTCaattttattttggaaaatgTAATGAATCCCAGAAGAATTATGCGACTATAGCTAAAGAAATTCTTGCTATTGTTAAATGTGTTATGTAATTCCAAACTGAGTTATACAATCAGAAATTTTTGATAAGAACTGATTGTCAGGTTGAAAAATTTatctttaataaaaatattaaacatgATATTTCAAAACAAATGTTTGCAAGGTGGCAAGCTttattagccccttttgattttgaaataatataCAAAAAGGGTCTGATAATACCCTTCTTGATTTTCTCACCAGAGAATAGTTAAACTAATAGTTCTCTCTTTTGATATACAGATTATAAGGCCTAAATACAGACCTCCTCGTCAAAGAGGAAGAGGAAGGGAATCTTATTGGCAAATTCAGATATATGAATCAGATAGGTATAAAACTAATTTTAATGTGCCAATGGGCctatatgaatggaatgttatgccttttggatTGAAAAATGCACgttccaaatttaaaaaaataatgaataatatCTTCCTTCCTTATACGGATTTCATAattgtatatattgatgatattctagtattttCAAAAATATAGAATCCCATTTCAAACATTTAGATTTGTTTAAAAAGATTATTATTCAAAATGGTTTAGTTATATCCAAACCAAAaatgattatttttcaaaatgctGTTAGATTCCTGGGTCTTAATATTGAAAAGGGGAGGATTATACCTATTAATAGAAGTATTGAATTTGCTTCTAAATTCCGTGATATTATTACTGATAAGACCCAGCTTCAGCGATTTTTAGGAAGTCTGAATTATATCTCTACTTTTATAAAGGATCTTGCTAAAGATACTGCACTTCTTTATGATAGATTAAAGAAGAATTCAAAAGcttggactgatagtcatacTGAATCAGTCAAGAGAATAAAACAGAAGGTTCATAACCGGAGGTGGTTGGATACTTGTAGTAGCAATTTGCTCTTTACCTTTAGTATCCTTCTGTTGAATTTTTTGGACTTCAACTATAAGCTTATCTAATTTTTCATGAACCTTTTTTTGACCACAAACGATAATATTATATTACCAACATAAACATTACACAGTTCTTACATAGTCCCGTAGGACGCTTTCATTGCCAAACTTGGCTAGTTTTTCACACACACTGGTACTAACATACTTTAACTTAATATTAGAACCATGATTGTCCTTTAGCAATTGTTGTTCAACAAAAATAGGAGGACCAACATGATGAACACATCTAGCCATTTTGAAATTCTTCATGCTTCCTTTGCCAACAGGTGGCTATTATGTTTCCTTCCCTGAAGTTATGCTTCAGGATTGGGTGTTTCAACTGGTGCATTAACAACCTACATTCCAAAATTAGATTCGAATAGTTATGGTTATATTCATTAAGAGATAATATTGTATCCGTTGAGTCAGTCTCAACTTCGATGTTACAAAGACCAAGATGTCTTGCAAATTTTAGTCCTTTATGTAGAGCCATTAGTTCACAATGCATGACTGAAGATGCATAAGTTGATTTGTAGTAACCAAAGATCCATTCGCCGTCCTTGTTCCTGAAAACTTCACCTAGTCCAACTTCCAGAGTAGCCTTGTAGAAGGCTCCATCAATGTTGAGTTTGGTTATATTTGCCGGAGGTTTATTCCATCTGATTGTAATTTGAATACTATTCTCTTTGAAGGGACTTTTTTCTGTGAAGAAATTGAAATTCCCAGGCTTGTTGAAGGATGAGCGTGTGACAGACTTCATTACTAAGGTTGTTCAAGTTATTATTGTTTCTATTTTTCCAAATATTCCAAATGGCGAAAGGGAGGATGGTTCTCCAGTTATTTGAATAAAGACTTGTCTGAGTAAAAAAATTCCTTAATCTCAAAAGCCGGTGATCTCCATCTTTTAAAGTAAAAACTTTAATACCTAAATGTTCCCAACAAGAACTATTGATAGGGCAGTCGAGGAAAATATGTTCAGCACTTTCCACATTAGTTCTACAGATTGTGCAAGTCTTATCAATATTCATACCAATGTGGGATAAGTAAACTCTGCAAGGTATATGATTACGCATACATTTCCAGAAGAAGAACTTGATTTTGTTTGGGCATTTGATATCCCAAATCCATTCAAAATCTAATTTATGAGGACTAGCAGGATTAATGAGGGAGTAGCATGATTTAGTTGTGAAAAGACCACTAGAAGTAATACCCCATGTCATAGTATCCTTTTTAATAAACTTATTAGGTAACAGGGTAGCCATAATATTTTTTATGAGGGTATTAGGAAGTTCAAAGGAAATGTTGGAGAGGTTCCACTTGCCGTCAATAATAATATCTTTTATGGGGATATTAAGGTCCTTTTTATCAATAGGGCCACATAAATTCTTCCTTAGAGAATTGGTGTCATGGATCCAATTTGAAGACCAAATGTTCATATGTGACAATCGGTGAGGATGCCATAAGATACCACTGTTACAGAAATTTCATCCCTTAAGAATAGATTTCCAAATAAAGGAGGAGGTTTTAATAGACTTTTTATTAGCGTATTTGTAGGAAATGAGTTTGATCCAAGGAGAATTTGAATTTTAAAGTAGCCTCCACGAAAGGCCTATTAGGAGGGCAATATTTGGAGGAGGCTTTTTGGATACCAAGGCCTTCTTCTTGTTTACTCTTGGTGACCATATTCCAATTTACTAAGTGGAGTTTTTTAGAGGTGTTAGTACTTCCCCAAATGAAATCCCTTTGGATCTTGTCAATTTGTTTAAGAATTTGTTTTGGAAGGTAAGTGTATTGCATGGAGTATAAGGGGATGTAATTTAGAGTGCTAGTAGCTAGGGTTGCACGACCTGCTATATTTAGAAAGGAGCATTTCCAATGGGACATTTTGCTATGGAGTTTGTCAATTATAAATTGGAAGTCTCTAGGTTTTGGACTATGGTTCAATATTGGAAAGCCTAAGTGGGTATCAAATTCATGAGTAACTTTCATTCCAAAGAGATTTGACATGTAGGTGGAGGTTTCTGAAGGAGAGAAATTTGGGAGGATAATTTTGGATTTAGTGTAGTTGATTGAAAGACCTGATTGGGAGCAAACAAAAATCCATACTAGTCTTAATGCAATGGCCAATGTTTTTATTAGCCTTTCCCATTAGAGTTATATCATCCGCAAATAGGACATGAGAAAAATATGGGCCTTTCTGAGAGATTTTAATGGGATCCCAATTTAGAACATCAGTTTGGTAGTTTATGAGCTTGGAAAACAACTCTATGCAAATGATGAATATATAAGGGGATAGGGGATCTCCTTGACGGATACCTCTACTAGGGCTGGAAAACTCAGTAGTTGCCCCATTAACTAGGACAATCATGGAACTGGTAGTGATGCAGTGCATAACTAGTTTCCTAATTTTTGGGGGGAAATTAAAGAACTGCAAGGATCTGTAGACGAAAGACCATTCTTTCCTATCTAAAGCCTTTTCTAGGTCAATTTTAATTAGCATATCAGGGGTTgattttttatatcttcaaagaTTGTTCAAAATTTCTTGCACAATAATCGCATTATCACAATTTCTCCTATTTTTAATGAAACTAGATTGAAGGGGGCTAATGCAATAGGGTAGAAAGGGTTTAATCCTATTTGCAATAATCTTTGTAATAATTTTGTAGGAAGTGTTGCAAATACCAATTGACCTAAATTTTTTTAGATTATTGGCATTCAAAAATTTAGGGATTAGGCAGATGTGGGTCTCATTTATATTACTAGGCAAACTCTGAGTCTCAAAAACCTTGTAACAAAAAGATTCTACTGAGTTATGAATGATATTCtagtatttttgataaaaaaaggTGGATTCCGTCTGGCCCTGGTACTTTGAAGGGTTTAAAAGAAAAAACAGCATTTGTGATTTCCTCTTTAGTTAACACCATGTCAAGACTTGCAAGATCAAATTTGTTTTGGTGTGGAGGATCTCCTAGGGTGTTTTTCCAATGACAGGAAGTTTTTGAAGTTGTGAAAGCTTCCCTAAAGAATTCTAGGGTATGGTTTTGGATGGAAGGGGGGGGGGTCGGTTATCCAATCACCATTAGAATTATTAAAGAACATTATGGCATTACGACGCTTCCGATTTGTGGCCATAATATGGTAAAATCTAGTATTTGTATCTCTATCGTTCAACCAAGACATCCTTGATCTTAATTTCCAAAAGTCATGCTCCATTTTCAGGATATTATTAAACTTTAATTGAATCTTAGATTCTAGGTCTTGAAGGAAGAATCTTTTATGATAAGCGGGGGAGGTTTGGATACCATTTAAACGGGCCAGtaggatttttttctttttaaaaatgttACCAAAGGTTTCATTTTTCCAGTCTATTACCATGTTTCTGAAAGAAGTTTGAGCTTCAGGTAATGCTTTATTGGACCAACAATTTTTGACAATGTTGACAAAATCTGGATGTCTAACACCAAATAGTCTCTAACCTAAATGGCTTATCTGAGAAATTGACATTACTAGGATTTAAAGCATCAAGTAACAGGCTATGGCGAAGTGAGTTCTGGGCAGGTGAGTGACCATAGCTTTAGGAAAAATAGAAATCCAATCATTATTAACAACAACTCTATCTAATCTTTCCATTATAAGGCCTCTAGATTTTTTCCTATTCTTAGTCCAAGTATATTTAGAACCCTTATAACCTAGGTCCAGGGGACTGCAATTGTTGATACTATCCCACAAAGTGTTACTTCTTCTATGGTTTACAGGATTCCCTCCAAATTTATCACGAGCACAAAGAATATCATTGAAGTCTCCCCCAAGCAGCCAAGGCTTAGAGTTGTTTAAATGGATTTTTTCAATATTATTCCAGAGTGTACGTCTATTTTCTAAAGTAGTACTTGCGTAAACTGAAGAAAATAACCAAATAGAGTTAAAAGGAGTTACCTCTATGTTGGCGTGGATTTCTTGATTCCTTCTAACAAAATCATAACCCTTCACTATGTTGTCATCCCACAGAATGACCATACCCCCCGCTTGGCCCTCCGCTGGCACCTCAACCATATTTGTGAAAGAAAAATCGTTAAGGAGGCTGCATGGTTTTCTATGCGAGTTTCCAACAAGGTAACATGCAGGGTTTGTGAGTATCCACCATGTCCTAAAAGTTAACACGGAATTTTTCATTGTTGCCACCACGAATGTTCCAAATGATAATACTAGTAGACCTATACATCATTAAAACATGGTTGTTGTTTGAGTTGCTCTCCATTCTGGCTTGGAGCAGTGGGTTCCTCCTCATTGAAGGAACAAGTATCATTGCATGGCTTCCAACCGTAGGAACTTGGGGGGGGAGGTCTGATGTCCATTGAGAACTTGTACAATAGGGGAGGGCAATTTAGCACATACGTCTTCTCTTACATCTCCCTAAAGAGATAAACTTTTATACCGTTTAGATTTGAGAATTCTATTATCTCTTCTGACCCTATTAAGTTGATTTCTTCTACATTCTCTACTGGTGGCTCTAAGTGTTCTAGCACATTGGGATTCATTTCTTATGGTGGTGGATTATTTGATGGTGGAGCTGCTTGGGCTTGGTTTTGTTGAAAGTGAAAGGCTGCTGCCCATGGCATGAATATTGGGTTCAAGTTTTGAATCTCACCTGGTGGAAATAATGGGAGATCCAGGTTCATGTTCTGGGATTGGAGAGGGTTGAAATGGTGAGGGAGATTCCACTGATTCATCATGGCTTGGGCTTATTGAGCATTCAAGTTTGGAGCCAATGGTTGAAGGATATTGTTCAACCATACATGGTTGTGATAGTTGCTCATAGCCATGTGCATTCCCTAGCTAACAAGTTGTGCTAGGAGTGGGAGTTCTGGAGGATTATCACAGTGTCTTGACCATCTAGTATCATGTTGAATGATACTGCATGCCCCATTAGAGCTTGTTCTATCGTCGAGAGGGGTTGATGGTTTTGAGGGAGTGGTAGTTGGATGAAGAATAATGTTTGGTTTCTCTGATGGTTGTTCGTGTTTGGGGGTGGGTTTTCCATTGAGTGTGCTCTTTGGTGTCTTAGAATTTGGACAAGACTATATCTTCTTCTTTGAGATATTGGGATTCTTGGCATTTTGATTATTTAGGAGATGATTTATATTTGTTGTGGCGTGTTGCACTGTAGAAGGTAGATGGTTTTCAATAGTAGTATGGCTATCTAGGATGCCAATGATTGAATCTATTTGCATGCTTTCTTTGCATGCAGGGGAATTGATTTTAAAGGGATTTTGGGTATCAGAAGGGGCAGACACGTGGAGAGCTTTATTGGCCATTTGGCTTTTGGGTGGGGGCATGTGGGACAAGTGTTGTGGGGTTCGGATTGTAGCCATGCAGTGGTTAGTGGGGGAATTTGTAATGAGACAAGTATTAGTAGCACGTTTATCAGTGGGGTTGTTTGTAGGATTATGAGTAACTTTGTAATTAGAAACTATGTTATCAACTATCATTTGCTTAGAATTATGATTAATGGGTTGCATATTATTTGTATTAGAGATTTCCATGTCAGCCACATAGTCAGTAGAGGAAATAGGTGAAGATACGTTAGGGACATTGTTTAACTTAGGAGAAATTAAagggtttttttaaaaaaaattcattattttttatttctgtgGGCGGCTTTACCAAAGTGGAGAATTTATTGTTGCAATCCACTGCGATTTGTTGATTCGGATGGCAATCATTGGTTGTAGGATTATTGCCATTTGCTGGTTGAGTGTTAATAGGGATATATTTAGTAGAGGGGGAGGGGGAAAAACTTACTTGGTATTGGATGAAATGAATTTGCTTGGATACCTGGGCTTTGATATCTTCCAGAATTTCCTCCATTGGTCCTTTTATTTTTGGGAAACTTAACTTTGCCATAATAGCTCATTAGCTGAGTTGTTATTGATTCTCTCTTCAGGCCTAGCAGTCAGAGTTTCCATCGATTGGCTTGGTGTTTGAGGTGTTTTTGTATAGATGCATTTTGAAGCCACATGACCTAATCTTCCAGATTGCTTGCATAGGGTATTTTCTCCTTCGTATTGGATGGTTTGTTTGTGATGGCCAATGTTCATGAATCTTAATAACTTGGTCGCCCAGAATACTTACATACATATTAGTATAGTTGTTCTGAGTAAGCATAATATTCAGAATTTTGGCTGTTATTGCATCAACaacattttcaaatattttttaaaaagccGTGCAGtaaataattttatctttttcccCTATATGAAAAGATTGCTGGGGTGGGAGAATAGAATTAACAATATTTCCATTAGTGAGCGTATAATCTCTTTCTAACACAGAAATATAGTTATAAACATGCTTAgacataaaccaaggaacaaaagcAATAATCTTATTCTTTTTGCTAATATCCTCATAAAAATCATGTCTAAAAAATTGTATTAATTCAGCAGTCATGTTTTCATGAAACCATTTTCTGAAAACTGCCCATCTGGGTTTTAATAATTCTTCTAAAATCATTTCTCTTGCCGGTGAACCCGGACTAAAATGTATTTGGTTTTCAACCATTATTAACACCATTTGGAAAATCCATTTCAGATGTAGTAGGTTCAAGATCTGAATTAATCTTGACAATATTATCATTACTAAAGCTGATGTCATTAATTCTATTACTTTCTCTAATTTGGGATTTGGATGCTCTAGATGGAAAATCTACCACATAACCAATTGGAGAAATATATGAAGAATTTGATCTAGTTAATCTAGATGATAAACTAATATTATCAGTTTGAATGGATTCATTGAACCTGATTTTAACAGTGCCATCTGAGGTTTGTTCTATTTTTGTCACCTCAGTATTACCAATGTTTCGAGGGGCAATTGCTTCCTCTATGAACCATTCTTTAGGGAAATCAATTTTATCACATTTAATAGGTCTTCTGGTGCTTACTTTGGATTTACCAAAGTTGGTTTCTATAAGAATAGTTTCATTTTGGAAGTCCATTATTTTGCACATAGAATTCAAAGTATATAAAGGTTTGTAATAAATCCTATAATAGATACATATAACTTCTGTACCAGGCAAATAATCATAACCATGTAATTTTATGCTAAgtattaaagaatttaaagaattCTCATCATTAAGAGAAATCAGCAAATTGGGATACGCATTAAAATAAACAGGGCCATTGGCCAAACTGGTTTGCACAGTCCCTATAAGAGACTTTTTCCATTTCTGGTTTCTGCCATCCCTGAGATCTGCTATAAAGCTTTCAGGTAAGCCTCTTAAAGTAAGTGTTTTGAAGGAGACTTGTATTAAGcctatatatataaatctatGTGAATCCTTATAAGGGGCTAAATTACTTTCAGATAATAATCTGAACGTAGCATGGTCACTATCTACAGTGATAGTCTCTTCAGTAGTTTTAACTACTTGTTTTAAACCTATTCTTTCAAAGGTACCTAACTAGTATATTACCTTAGGCTTGACTAATGGTATAGTCCACTTATTAAGTAGGTCTAATTGTTGGGGCAATTCATATTCCTCTTTCCTACTATTTTTAACAGTAGTCTTCTTTCTAATAATATTAAGAAAATAGTGTTAAACTTAGCTTCTAAGGTTTTTTACttacatggctctgataccaaaggGGTACGGGATCGTTCCCGAATGGGGCTCAGGAAATAGATTACAAGAACTTCAGCCCTGGCTAGCTAGTAATCTCTAGGCAAACCTTAAACCACGATGCTCCTCACAACCCTTCAACGACCACTTACCTAAACGGGTTTACGGACACCACCGGTTAGGTTGGCCTAACCAAGGTTTACTGTCGATATTGGTAACTGCCTAGTCTATACAGTTCTTAAACCAAAACCTCATCAGGGTGATACAGTCGACTCCTAGCTACAAAAACATGCTTTGTAAATAACCCATGAATACTAAGTTTAACACTTATTTGTTTAGACTTTCATTTAGGCTAACAGTACTGCCAATATTGAAGAGAGAGGGAGTAGAACAGTACCAGAGACCGCCAGATTTTGTGGCCAAGTGACCTTTTTATATTTCAGAACATAAAAATATTACAAAGTGTTTACAAGTAGAGAGAGAAATCTATAGAGAAGTCAGAGCGTTGGCTAATGCATGCCTCTCAAAAACTGAAACGATCCTTATATAATGGATCAactaacaaacaaacaaaactaaaacAGTAAAATGGCCGACAAAATAATTACAAGTATGGCCGAcaagataaaaagaaaattctACATTATCAACACCGAACAAACTACTTTATAAAAGTAGATTCCCTTAAATAATGGAGGGGTCCATTACTTTATTAAAGTTATCGTTATTACCCCAATAACTCATTTCATGGGGCCTTCCCGTCCTTCATGCCTGatcttttcctttgtcatttttcTTTGCAGAAGATTCTTCTGTAACTTGCTTCAATTTTGCAAGAAAGTCTTCAatttctttcatatttacttcTGTGTCAGAAGTGCTTTGTGCTTCTCCTGCTACACAGACTTCTTCATCTGAAGTAGTTGCCAGTGCGGTCATAGATATATCATCTCCGATTCTTGCTTTGaaatttttggaaaaatctttctttatttcttcgaAATATGAAGCGAGTATTTCTTTTTTGGATATAGCTCCCTTTTTCATTTGGAGATTCCTGGTAACATGTTGGAAGGGGCTAATTTCACCTTCATTAATATCTGTTTTTTCTTGTTTGACATAGACATCAATTTTGTCCTTaatttgcttaattaattattcacCAAATAATTTTCCTTGATGGTTTGTCTGAACTAATTTAATCCagaatttgttataaacaatccTTTGAAGGCAAGGAATTCCTTCCCCCGTATAACCGGTTTCGACATCCCATTTCATAATCCAGGGAATTGAAAATTCTATAAAGAAATACATAGCGGCAATGTCGTTGTAAAAGATATTATCTTTTTGTAAGGAAATAGTTTTGGGAGATATGCCTACCCATTGAGTATATAAACTATTAAATAAAGAAAGGAGTATTTCTAATGATGGACCATATAATTTTCACCATTTGAAGAACCAATTGGGAATCTGTTGACTGATCATATTATAACAGAGCTTAATGAACCATGAGTGTCTCCTATTAGGATTCTCATAAAGAAAAGTTTAATTAAAACTTTCAACATAGtcccaataattaaatttgactGAGACTTTTTGATCAGGATGAGTGTATTCTTGATCCTTAAGGGTACTAATACCCTATTCATCCGAAGGTATTACCTTCTTAGTAATAATctttgaaaaactataagttTTCCTGGTGTTCGCAGGATAAAAGTGCTGAATTTCAGCTGATCCTGTTGTTGAGAGTATATTCTCATAGTGCATCTTGGATTTATAAGCAGGAGTAGCGTATGCCGCTGTATCAACATACCTGGCCATTAATTGCCATGGGTTATCCTTCCATTTAAGGTCGAATTGTTCCAAAGGAATTATTAACTCTTTTGTATCATTTCGGTTTTAGACCTCAAGGTTCTCATTACTATCCTCTGATATGTCTGAGGAATAGGTTTGTACATTAGATGATGTACCTTCATCTTTCTTAGATTGTATAAAATCCATGAATTCCTTGTATAAAGGATGGTCGGTATTACCCCCTGCTATATTTGCAGCAATTAGCTTTTGGTTTCCCATTTGGGCGAGAATATTATTCCTGCTACTATCAGTAGATGCCCATCCTCTTCCTCTTTGACGAGGAGGTCTATATGAGGCCTCATAATCTGTATAACAAAAGAGAGAACTATTAGTTTAAATATTCTTTGGTGGGTAAATTAGGAAGGGCATTATCAGACCATTTTTTGtatattatttcaaaatcaaaaggggctaataaAGCTTGCCACCTTGCAAACATTTATTTGGAAatatcatgtttaaaatctttattaaagataaattTTGCAGCCTAACAATCAGTTCTAATAAAAAAATTCTAATTGTATAAGTAAGTTTGGAATTTCATAACACATTTAACAATAGCAAGAATTTCTTTAGCTACAGTCGCATAATTCTTCTGGGATTCATTCCATTTTCCAGAATAAAATTGAACAAGATATACTTGTTTATCTAATGGAGAACATTATTTCAATATCCCATCATAGCCAATATCAGAGGCATCAGTTTTCCCAACCTTTGCCCAAGTGGGATTAGCGAGAGTTAAACAAGGAGTATTATCAGACCTTGGATTAAGCCTATCTTCAGTAAATATTAAAAAGATCATCATTAGTATTACAACAATGATTTGAGCATTGTCCCTTATCACGGAACTCTTGCTCATCTTCAGAAGATGAAATATAATTCTCCTCCTGAAGGACTCTTAAGTCCTCACTTGTTGATGAATTCCCTTCATCTGTGTCAGATATTTCTGGTGAAGAGTTCAAAAGAATCTTACATAAAGAATCTTTGATATGATCATCTAAATCAAGTTCTTTGATTTTATCTTTGATCTTGCAATTCTTTGCATAATGGCCTATACGTCCATATTTGTAGCAGTCCTGAGGGTTTTTGGATTTAATAAAACCCTTTCTAGCTTTTTGAAAAGCCTTTCTTCTTTGGGTCTTTTCATGCCGTTTCTACGGCgaaccctttttccttttgaaatccTTTTTATGGGATTTCTTCTTCTTGGAAGGTATATCAATGGTGAACTTCTCACAGAATTCACCTAATTGTTGTCTCGCAGTGAGACGATGTTTCTTAATTTATTGGTTTTGCTTGATCTCATTACACAGAGCTAAACCTTCCTGAGTGCATACACTAAATAGTTTACCATATGACTAAGTATCATAATTGATACTCATCATTGTGCCTCTAAGGACTTTTTGAGTCCTTTCAACAAACAAGTGGAGTCCATCTATGAATTTAGACTTCCAATGAGTACTATTACTCTCCCGTAATCCCATTACTCTGGATAAGAAaacatctttataccatctaaatgaTGTGAGGGTTTTATACCTCAAATTCTAGAGCATAGTTCTTTATACCACCACTAGCATTTTTTTAAACGATGAGTGTTTTTTTGAAAATATCTGGAGGGTATTACTCCTTCTTTCACACAATTTaaatctgctccactatcaaataAAGCAACAAACCCTTTTTTAAAATTGTAGTCGATTAAAagagttatttttattaaaaacttttgggTGATAAAATATGGattttgtcacgatccggatttcccaccttcgggagtcgtgatggcgcctactcgtagaagctaggcaagccacaaaaTTAGGAATCTTTAACTCTTTTGTTTTAATCCTTTTGACAACATATATTAACAAGTCATAAACATTTAAATAACAGTGGAATATAAGATTAGGAGGAAGACTTAGACAAAATATACTaaaataatacggaaatcaacaCATGCCTCTACTTaggaactggtgtcacaacattcacggacCGTTTATGACTACTACATATAATTATCTGAAGGAAAGAAACATGGTCTGTCTCAGATACAAGTGATAACAGAACATGATAATAGATAGAAGAGACGCCgggtctgcggacgcctgcaggactacctcagaatcttggtggactgaaggctggctcccaaaCTACTGATCTaatgctgctccggtatctgcacagagtgcagagtgcagcattcGCACAACCGAcaccatgtgctggtaagtgtctggcctaacctcgacgaggtaatgacgaggctaggaccggacttcagataaacctgtgcagttatataacatatggcggaaaataaacaggaataaacagtttaaatgggagggggtacatgcttcggggaacaTACCAAATCCAACAACAACTTAATAAGATATGAAAGGACAATTCAAtatctacaacaatacaataacaatactgttgcggcgcgcaacccgttcccttatcatttaatattgttgcggcgtgcaacctgatccacatatatataattgttgcggcgtgcaacccgatccaatataatatctgttgcggcgagcaacccgatccaatataatatctgttgcggcgtgcaacccgtccCAAATATACCATCAACAATGATCATAATAACAGTCCCGACAAGGGgtcaacaataaactacactatcccggcaaaggaattcaatagtacaagtatatacgtcccagcaa is a genomic window of Nicotiana tabacum cultivar K326 chromosome 16, ASM71507v2, whole genome shotgun sequence containing:
- the LOC142170247 gene encoding uncharacterized protein LOC142170247, with the protein product MKSVTRSSFNKPGNFNFFTEKSPFKENSIQITIRWNKPPANITKLNIDGAFYKATLEVGLGEVFRNKDGEWIFGYYKSTYASSVMHCELMALHKGLKFARHLGLCNIEVETDSTDTILSLNEYNHNYSNLILECRLLMHQLKHPILKHNFREGNIIATCWQRKHEEFQNG